A region from the Lolium perenne isolate Kyuss_39 chromosome 4, Kyuss_2.0, whole genome shotgun sequence genome encodes:
- the LOC127296444 gene encoding uncharacterized protein translates to MGGTAGISDINKALVLVLDPRDLDWSFCSSQGLHGGGRKTGKKTFDTASGSSSSAASRRPKAAIPPIFIAEGQLLRVGLCQLIFNLQARAPFRRPILSFGAAFNINSDPSGLVPCVGEDGCASRLRLRGGEGPDCVPLSRSRVLFELSEDLLLRRSTKLGQAHNNASGPSFHLPIPHDTLTRSPAAASHQPPAPCHREFAPHGSDETRDGTSPGCSLLHLLLGRHGLLLFPVPSLKSLLAGRRHGDRAGQHHEGGRPPPGVPRPRERHGEFRDSAPSARIPDVAAAADVPGELYLDYVHGGVLVPEGHVSVSVSRRAGLWSGSLCGRTFAALLMHAAQEYRYGHPGAPFHITTSVASSPNFPTTWDDCGAQLQG, encoded by the exons ATGGGAGGCACCGCAGGCATCTCCGATATCAATAAGGCTCTGGTTCTTGTGCTAGATCCCAGGGATTTGGACTGGTCTTTTTGCTCTTCTCAGGGTCTCCATGGTGGAGGAAGGAAGACGGGCAAGAAGACTTTTGACACTGCATCTGGGAGCTCATCATCGGCGGCGTCTCGTCGGCCCAAGGCCGCTATTCCGCCGATCTTCATAGCCGAAGGGCAGCTGCTCCGAGTTGGCCTTTGTCAACTCATCTTCAACCTCCAGGCCAGAGCGCCATTTCGGAGGCCCATCCTCAGCTTCGGCGCAGCGTTCAACATCAACTCTGACCCAAGTGGTCTCGTCCCCTGTGTCGGAGAAGATGGCTGTGCTTCGAGGCTTCGTCTGCGCGGTGGAGAAGGGCCAGATTGTGTTCCTCTTTCTAGATCTAGGGTCCTTTTTGAACTTTCTGAGGACCTG CTTCTACGTCGCTCCACCAAGTTGGGCCAGGCCCATAACAATGCATCCGGTCCCTCGTTCCATCTTCCAATTCCCCACGATACCCTgacccgctcccccgccgccgcctcccatcAACCTCCAGCACCGTGCCACCGCGAGTTCGCCCCCCACGGGTCAGATGAGACGCGCGACGGTACATCGCCTGGCTgctccctcctccacctcctcctcggtCGCCATGGCCTCCTCCTCTTCCCAGTACCCTCCCTCAAGTCCCTCCTCGCTGGTCGTCGACATGGAGACAGGGCCGGGCAGCATCACGAGGGAGGGCGACCTCCTCCCGGTGTGCCTCGTCCTCGGGAACGCCATGGGGAGTTCCGTGACTCGGCACCGTCCGCCAGGATCCCCGATGTCGCCGCCGCCGCGGACGTGCCCGGGGAGCTCTACTTAGATTACGTCCACGGCGGCGTGCTGGTGCCAGAGGGGCATGTGTCGGTGAGTGTCAGCAGGAGGGCGGGCCTGTGGAGCGGTTCGCTGTGCGGGCGGACCTTCGCAGCGCTGCTCATGCATGCCGCACAGGAGTACAGGTACGGCCACCCCGGCGCCCCCTTCCACATTACAACTTCTGTCGCCTCCTCGCCTAACTTTCCGACGACCTGGGATGACTGTGGTGCTCAACTCCAG GGCTGA
- the LOC127296443 gene encoding cytochrome P450 CYP94D108-like — MAMAALLLLLPLFFVGAVLVLHAARCDNKKAGLQPYPLLGHLPQFVANRHRILDWMTEVLESQPGCTLVLRRPGVQGVVTANPANVEHILRASFDNFPKGPRFGSILHDFLGRGIFNADGEAWRTQRKAASYEFNTRSLRVFVAQSVHSELHGRLLPLLRRAVTSGQQIDIQDTLERYAFDNICRVAFDHDPRQLPDGDEGGGGDGASPEAESGRFADAFRDAANISAGRFRYAVPGFWRVKKAFNLGSERRLRESIAMVHGYADRIIRSRREEISMGCEKHDLLSRFMVSQSDSYTETALRDVVISFLLAGRETTSSALTWFFWLLSSHPDVERRIRDEVAAVRGRRAQSDLNNVGFDLDELREMHYVHAAITESMRLYPPVPFNTLDAQDADVLPDGTPVGAGWFVAHNSYAMGRMESVWGADAPEYRPERWLDPAEGTFRPESPFRYVAFHAGPRICLGKEMAYIQMKSIVSCVLEEFELEVNGEYRPLQVPSLTLRMADGLPVRVKARGN, encoded by the coding sequence ATGGCGATGGCAGCTTTGCTGCTTCTGCTACCGCTCTTCTTCGTGGGCGCAGTCTTGGTCCTTCATGCTGCCCGGTGTGACAACAAGAAGGCGGGTCTTCAGCCGTACCCTCTGCTCGGCCACCTGCCGCAGTTCGTGGCTAATCGGCACCGCATACTGGACTGGATGACGGAGGTGCTCGAGTCCCAGCCCGGGTGCACGCTCGTGCTCCGGCGGCCGGGCGTGCAGGGCGTTGTCACCGCCAACCCGGCGAACGTGGAGCACATCCTGCGCGCCAGCTTCGACAACTTCCCCAAGGGCCCGCGCTTCGGGTCCATCCTACACGACTTCCTCGGCCGGGGAATCTTCAACGCCGACGGCGAGGCCTGGCGCACGCAGCGCAAGGCGGCCAGCTACGAGTTCAATACACGCTCTCTGCGCGTCTTCGTGGCCCAGAGCGTCCACAGCGAGCTTCACGGCAGGCTCCTCCCTCTGCTGCGCCGTGCGGTGACCTCTGGCCAGCAAATCGACATCCAGGACACGCTCGAACGGTACGCCTTCGATAACATCTGCCGCGTCGCCttcgaccacgacccgcgccaGCTCCCTGACGGAGACgaaggcggtggcggcgacggcgcgAGCCCGGAGGCCGAGAGCGGCAGGTTCGCCGATGCGTTCCGCGACGCTGCCAATATCAGCGCGGGCAGGTTCCGGTACGCTGTGCCAGGATTCTGGAGGGTGAAGAAGGCGTTTAACCTGGGGTCCGAGCGGCGGCTGCGCGAGTCTATCGCCATGGTGCACGGCTACGCCGACCGCATCATCCGGTCTCGGCGGGAAGAGATAAGCATGGGCTGCGAGAAGCACGACCTCCTCTCCAGGTTCATGGTGAGCCAGAGCGACAGTTACACCGAGACGGCCCTCCGCGACGTGGTGATCAGTTTCCTGCTCGCCGGGCGGGAGACGACGTCCTCCGCGCTCACATGGTTCTTCTGGCTGCTGTCCTCGCATCCCGACGTGGAGCGCCGCATCCGCGACGAGGTCGCCGCGGTGCGCGGCCGTCGCGCGCAGAGCGATCTGAACAATGTCGGCTTCGACCTCGACGAGCTGAGGGAGATGCACTACGTGCACGCGGCGATCACGGAGTCGATGCGGCTGTACCCTCCAGTACCGTTTAATACGCTGGACGCGCAGGACGCCGACGTGCTGCCGGACGGCACGCCGGTGGGAGCGGGTTGGTTCGTGGCGCACAACTCGTACGCGATGGGAAGGATGGAGTCCGTGTGGGGCGCGGACGCGCCGGAGTACCGGCCGGAGCGGTGGCTGGACCCGGCGGAGGGGACGTTCCGGCCGGAGAGCCCGTTCCGATACGTGGCGTTCCATGCCGGGCCGAGGATTTGCCTTGGGAAGGAGATGGCGTACATTCAGATGAAGTCCATCGTGTCGTGCGTCCTGGAGGAGTTCGAGCTGGAAGTGAACGGCGAGTACCGACCACTGCAGGTGCCGTCGCTGACGCTGCGGATGGCGGACGGGCTCCCCGTGAGGGTGAAGGCTAGAGGAAATTGA